One segment of Neobacillus endophyticus DNA contains the following:
- a CDS encoding spore coat protein, translating to MNSLIQNLMGMGGMTDQVIATDFLISAKAGVRNYAAAITETTTLELKAALREQLNDAIATHEKITNYMMAKGYYHPHNLSEQLQLDLSVSETALNLAEK from the coding sequence ATGAATTCGTTAATTCAAAACCTCATGGGAATGGGCGGAATGACCGATCAAGTGATTGCAACAGATTTTTTGATTTCAGCAAAAGCAGGAGTAAGAAATTATGCGGCAGCTATTACGGAAACCACAACACTTGAATTAAAGGCCGCCTTGCGCGAACAGCTGAATGACGCCATTGCCACACATGAAAAGATCACCAACTATATGATGGCTAAAGGATATTATCATCCCCACAACTTAAGTGAGCAGCTGCAGCTTGACCTTTCTGTATCTGAAACAGCACTGAACCTTGCAGAAAAATAA